A genomic segment from candidate division WOR-3 bacterium encodes:
- a CDS encoding DUF4342 domain-containing protein produces the protein MDEENGKSERTWSEEIEVAGAELVDHIKELVKAGNVRRVILRTPDNKLLLEIPLTAGAVAGGVVVLVAPVLAALGALAALVAKVKIQVIRLDRSNP, from the coding sequence ATGGATGAAGAGAACGGAAAGAGTGAACGAACGTGGTCCGAAGAGATCGAGGTCGCCGGGGCCGAACTCGTTGACCACATCAAAGAGCTGGTCAAAGCAGGGAATGTCCGGCGGGTTATTCTGCGAACCCCGGACAACAAGCTGCTGCTGGAGATACCGCTGACTGCCGGCGCGGTCGCCGGCGGAGTGGTCGTGCTGGTTGCGCCTGTCCTTGCGGCCCTCGGCGCTTTGGCCGCGCTGGTAGCCAAGGTGAAAATCCAGGTTATCCGGCTCGACAGATCCAATCCGTAG
- a CDS encoding tetratricopeptide repeat protein, which yields MGTLSGQNVDAAAAWIVLLLLLLVAVLVGFELRRFSRERRRLRPKGVRGRLDVIRGDQHRMKEYIGDLHADAAVWRPFEHGLAAMALHQWGEAIGFFREAQAKANGAQFVPIANQIGVCHYMQARPDDAIGDFEEAARLATEYGDELGKAPALGNIAAIRYDYGDLAGALDYLQTALALVRKSGDQRVQAPYLDSIGSIYRELGDPEKALQFHEEALAISRGSGDSPGVASCLGNMGSSYCDKDELDEALQHFEKALAVSRDAGDRWGMAGLLAKVATVRRYRGELDEALALHEEALALLREIGYQAGVARELGSIGLILVDKKLYRQATPALAQALSTFLSMGTAHGQRQAILGLSKCDDRLGREEMQAMLEQAGLGDAVAADVLARVDKLRLRRPRQSRRRRAPFVLGRLAAGAR from the coding sequence GTGGGCACACTCTCTGGCCAGAATGTAGATGCAGCCGCAGCGTGGATAGTCTTGTTACTCCTGTTGCTGGTCGCGGTCCTGGTCGGCTTTGAGCTTCGCCGTTTCTCGCGGGAGAGACGCAGACTCAGGCCGAAAGGGGTCAGAGGGAGGTTGGATGTCATACGCGGAGACCAGCACCGGATGAAGGAGTACATTGGCGACCTGCACGCCGACGCTGCCGTCTGGCGGCCCTTTGAGCATGGTCTTGCCGCCATGGCCCTGCACCAATGGGGCGAGGCAATCGGGTTTTTCCGGGAGGCGCAGGCGAAGGCGAACGGGGCTCAGTTCGTGCCCATAGCGAACCAGATCGGTGTGTGCCACTACATGCAGGCCCGTCCCGATGACGCCATCGGGGACTTCGAGGAAGCCGCGCGACTGGCGACGGAGTACGGCGACGAACTGGGGAAAGCACCGGCCCTCGGCAACATCGCGGCCATACGCTACGACTACGGCGATCTCGCCGGCGCACTCGATTACCTGCAGACGGCACTCGCCCTGGTCCGCAAGTCGGGTGACCAGCGGGTCCAGGCACCCTACCTTGACAGCATCGGGAGTATCTACCGCGAGCTGGGTGACCCCGAGAAGGCGCTGCAGTTCCACGAGGAAGCGCTGGCCATATCGCGGGGAAGCGGGGATAGTCCCGGCGTGGCGAGTTGTCTAGGTAACATGGGTAGCAGCTACTGCGACAAGGATGAACTTGACGAGGCGCTGCAGCATTTCGAGAAGGCGCTCGCGGTATCACGCGATGCCGGTGATCGATGGGGTATGGCCGGCTTACTCGCCAAAGTCGCTACCGTTCGCCGCTACCGGGGTGAGCTCGACGAGGCGCTGGCACTCCATGAGGAGGCGTTGGCGTTGCTGCGCGAAATCGGATACCAGGCAGGAGTGGCAAGAGAACTGGGGAGTATCGGGCTCATTCTCGTGGACAAGAAGCTGTATCGACAGGCCACCCCGGCACTCGCGCAGGCGCTGTCTACTTTCCTCAGCATGGGGACGGCCCATGGCCAGCGGCAGGCAATACTCGGGTTGTCGAAATGCGACGACCGGCTCGGGCGCGAAGAGATGCAGGCGATGCTTGAGCAGGCCGGACTTGGGGATGCAGTCGCGGCCGACGTCCTCGCACGTGTTGACAAACTGCGCCTGAGACGCCCACGGCAGAGCAGGCGTCGGCGGGCTCCGTTCGTGCTTGGCCGGCTGGCGGCCGGCGCCAGGTAG
- a CDS encoding tetratricopeptide repeat protein → MAEREYNTAMGGNASQGLDPAALLAVVVVAGVGAALAIAALRRRAKVPKWMGLKRYRKRLDVIRRDLDRMAEYVGELRDSQPAVSQPAERGLAAMAVCNWGEAIEHLQEARRLAGKAHLVPLLVQIGVCHYMQGNLSAAVAEFGESARLAEEEGDKLGRCAALANVGVIHHEYGELGSAFTHLSEALTIAGEFDNQRVVALCLGGIGNIQHDKAELDAALKSHEDALAVSLSIGDEPGIAGARGNAASVLRDKGELDQALEMYAEAVETARKSGDNFGYTIELGSIGGVYLDKGDLDRSLKFHEDSLAGASRIGFRLGEATELGNVGLVLEKRGAHGQAVSKLAEASAILLSAGVSRGQIQVLLGLSRCDDKLGRSRIEELLQQGGLSADGAAELLDRVDQIRRRRPYPRPRA, encoded by the coding sequence GTGGCCGAACGTGAGTACAATACGGCCATGGGCGGAAACGCATCGCAGGGTCTTGACCCGGCGGCTCTGCTGGCAGTAGTTGTCGTCGCCGGCGTTGGCGCGGCCCTGGCCATCGCGGCTCTTCGTCGCCGTGCCAAGGTGCCGAAGTGGATGGGGCTGAAGAGGTACAGGAAGCGACTGGACGTGATTCGGCGTGACCTGGACAGGATGGCGGAGTACGTCGGCGAGCTGCGCGATTCGCAGCCTGCGGTCAGCCAGCCGGCGGAGCGCGGCCTGGCGGCAATGGCGGTGTGTAACTGGGGCGAGGCAATCGAGCATCTGCAGGAGGCGCGGCGCCTGGCGGGCAAGGCGCATCTGGTTCCCTTGCTGGTACAGATCGGCGTGTGCCACTACATGCAGGGCAACCTGTCGGCGGCAGTAGCGGAGTTCGGCGAGTCGGCCCGCCTGGCGGAAGAGGAGGGAGACAAGCTGGGCAGGTGCGCAGCCCTGGCCAACGTCGGCGTGATCCATCACGAGTACGGCGAACTGGGCAGCGCATTCACGCATCTCAGTGAAGCCCTTACCATTGCCGGGGAGTTCGACAACCAGCGGGTCGTAGCGCTCTGCCTCGGCGGTATCGGCAACATACAACACGACAAGGCCGAACTTGATGCGGCGCTCAAGTCGCACGAGGATGCGCTGGCCGTTTCTCTTAGCATCGGTGACGAGCCCGGAATCGCCGGCGCCCGGGGCAACGCCGCCAGCGTCCTTCGCGACAAAGGCGAGCTCGACCAGGCGCTGGAGATGTACGCGGAAGCGGTGGAAACAGCCCGCAAGTCGGGGGACAACTTCGGCTACACCATCGAGCTCGGCAGCATCGGGGGCGTTTACCTGGACAAGGGTGATCTGGACCGCTCACTCAAGTTCCACGAGGATTCGCTGGCCGGAGCCAGCAGAATCGGGTTTCGGCTGGGTGAGGCGACAGAACTCGGGAATGTCGGACTCGTTCTGGAAAAGAGAGGGGCGCACGGGCAGGCGGTGTCGAAACTCGCCGAGGCTTCGGCCATCCTCCTCTCGGCAGGTGTGAGCCGGGGGCAGATACAGGTGCTGCTGGGCCTGTCCCGGTGCGACGACAAGCTGGGCCGGTCGCGAATCGAGGAACTGCTGCAGCAGGGAGGCCTTTCGGCCGATGGCGCCGCTGAGTTGCTCGACCGGGTTGACCAGATACGCAGACGCCGGCCCTATCCCAGACCCCGAGCCTAG
- the gap gene encoding type I glyceraldehyde-3-phosphate dehydrogenase: protein MSVKLAINGFGRIGRLVARIASRQPQFEVVGINDVTDAATLAHLLKYDSVHGRFPDVRVDGDSIVIAGRSVHVNNAKKNPELPWQKLGVDYVIESTGLFTEYDKAAMHLKYGAKKVIISAPPKGEKAIKSLVMGVNHTTYDPGVDHIVSNASCTTNCVVPAAKVIHESFRIQRAYMTTIHAYTNDQAMLDQPHKDLRRARAGAMSMIPTSTGAAKLVGVIFPELKGKIDGSAIRVPTPDVSMVDLACNVEKSTTKEEVNAAFKAAAEGPLRGILQYIDEPIVSVDLVGNPHSSMIDSKLTAVVDGTLVKVFAWYDNEFGYANRLIDLAGYMASRS, encoded by the coding sequence GTGTCCGTCAAACTCGCAATCAATGGCTTCGGCAGAATAGGTCGGCTGGTCGCGAGAATCGCGTCCCGCCAGCCGCAATTCGAGGTCGTCGGCATCAATGACGTAACCGATGCCGCGACCCTCGCCCATCTACTGAAGTACGACTCGGTTCACGGCCGGTTCCCGGACGTGAGGGTCGATGGCGACTCGATTGTCATCGCCGGCCGGAGTGTGCACGTGAACAACGCGAAGAAGAACCCGGAGTTGCCCTGGCAGAAGCTCGGGGTCGACTACGTCATCGAGTCGACCGGCCTCTTCACCGAGTACGACAAGGCAGCAATGCACCTGAAGTACGGCGCAAAGAAGGTAATCATTTCGGCTCCGCCCAAGGGCGAGAAGGCGATCAAGTCGCTGGTCATGGGCGTGAATCACACCACCTATGACCCGGGAGTAGACCACATCGTATCCAACGCCTCCTGCACCACGAACTGCGTCGTCCCGGCAGCCAAGGTTATCCACGAGAGCTTCCGGATCCAGCGTGCGTACATGACGACGATTCACGCGTACACGAACGACCAGGCCATGCTCGACCAGCCGCACAAGGACCTGCGCCGCGCCCGGGCCGGAGCGATGTCGATGATTCCGACCTCGACCGGCGCGGCCAAGCTTGTCGGCGTCATCTTCCCGGAGCTGAAGGGCAAGATCGACGGGTCAGCCATACGGGTACCAACGCCCGACGTCTCCATGGTCGACCTCGCCTGTAACGTCGAGAAGAGCACCACGAAAGAGGAAGTGAACGCCGCATTCAAGGCCGCTGCCGAGGGACCGCTGCGGGGCATCCTCCAGTACATCGATGAACCGATTGTATCGGTCGACCTGGTCGGCAACCCGCACTCGTCCATGATTGACTCCAAGCTGACCGCGGTCGTAGACGGGACGCTGGTGAAGGTATTCGCGTGGTACGACAACGAGTTCGGCTATGCGAACCGGCTCATCGACCTTGCCGGCTACATGGCCTCCCGGTCGTAG
- a CDS encoding phosphoglycerate kinase has protein sequence MKKLTVRDIDVRGQRVFLRVDFNVPMTEEMRIRDLARIVAALPTLQYLLDHGAGVILASHLGKAKGKADPLYSLHPILPVVSQLVGSPVTYAPIYTGDCAAKVRKRAAPGTVTLLENLRFHPGETANDPSFARELASLADVYVNDAFGAAHRAHASTVGAASFFKQPAAGLLMETEVDFLTRVLEHSARPYVAVIGGSKVSDKAGVIKNLLPRVDQVILGGGAAFNFLKARGMSIGKSLWEPDLAEQVRPLAGDPKLVLPTDVLVAPSIDAGAEARTVPIDRIPADQMGLDIGTDSSRRFAEVLATAQTVVWAGPMGVFERDAFANGTRLVAQVVAEATDRGACTVAGGGDTGAALAKFGYAQKMSHVSTGGGASLELLEGKALPGIAALADR, from the coding sequence ATGAAGAAGCTCACGGTCCGCGATATTGACGTCCGCGGGCAGCGCGTGTTCCTGCGCGTCGACTTCAATGTGCCGATGACCGAGGAGATGCGGATCCGCGATCTCGCCCGCATCGTGGCCGCTCTGCCGACGCTGCAGTACCTTCTGGATCACGGGGCAGGAGTCATTCTTGCGTCGCACCTCGGCAAGGCCAAGGGAAAGGCCGACCCGCTTTACTCGCTGCATCCGATTCTGCCGGTTGTATCGCAGCTCGTGGGCAGTCCGGTGACCTACGCACCGATCTATACCGGCGACTGCGCCGCGAAGGTAAGAAAGCGGGCGGCGCCGGGCACGGTCACTCTGCTTGAGAACCTGCGCTTCCACCCGGGTGAGACCGCCAATGACCCCTCCTTCGCGCGCGAGCTGGCCTCGCTGGCCGACGTCTACGTCAACGACGCTTTCGGCGCGGCCCACCGTGCCCACGCCTCCACCGTTGGCGCGGCGTCGTTCTTCAAGCAACCTGCCGCCGGCCTGCTGATGGAGACCGAGGTCGACTTCCTCACCCGCGTTCTCGAGCACTCGGCCCGCCCGTACGTCGCCGTCATTGGCGGGTCCAAGGTTTCGGACAAGGCCGGGGTCATCAAGAACCTGCTTCCCAGAGTCGACCAGGTCATCCTGGGCGGTGGCGCGGCCTTCAACTTTCTCAAAGCCCGAGGCATGTCCATCGGCAAGTCCCTCTGGGAGCCTGACCTTGCCGAGCAGGTGCGGCCACTCGCCGGAGATCCCAAGCTCGTGCTGCCGACCGACGTTCTCGTGGCCCCGTCAATCGATGCCGGCGCCGAGGCGAGGACGGTACCTATCGACCGCATCCCGGCCGACCAGATGGGCCTCGATATCGGCACGGACTCCAGCCGGCGCTTCGCCGAAGTGCTCGCTACCGCCCAGACGGTGGTCTGGGCCGGACCCATGGGAGTGTTTGAACGCGACGCCTTCGCCAATGGCACACGGCTCGTGGCGCAGGTGGTGGCCGAGGCCACCGACCGCGGGGCCTGCACCGTGGCCGGCGGCGGCGATACCGGTGCGGCCCTGGCGAAGTTCGGGTATGCCCAGAAGATGAGCCACGTCTCGACCGGCGGCGGCGCATCACTGGAACTCCTCGAAGGTAAGGCGCTGCCCGGCATAGCGGCACTGGCGGACCGATGA
- a CDS encoding triose-phosphate isomerase, translating to MSGTRIPLVAGNWKMNKGPGEARAFAQSLLKSGADSSAGTVAGAAAELAVFPSFTALPAVADILRGTFVAYGGQNCHWETSGAFTGEISPAFLAELGCRYVLVGHSERRTLFGDTDDTCRKKVLAALAAGLEPILCCGESLSERESEQTMTVIERQLHASLLGLPPAAVITVAYEPVWAIGTGRSATPGQAGEVHTFVRRWLRRNLSPEAAERTRLLYGGSVKPDNFVDLLKQPDVDGALIGGASLEGGSFRSLAGSATSYLTGLI from the coding sequence ATGAGCGGAACCCGCATCCCGCTGGTTGCGGGCAACTGGAAAATGAACAAGGGCCCGGGCGAGGCCCGGGCGTTTGCGCAAAGCCTTCTGAAGTCAGGCGCGGACAGCTCAGCCGGAACCGTTGCGGGAGCAGCTGCGGAGCTGGCCGTGTTCCCCTCGTTCACGGCTCTGCCCGCGGTCGCCGACATCCTGAGAGGTACCTTCGTTGCCTACGGAGGTCAGAACTGCCACTGGGAGACGAGCGGAGCTTTCACCGGCGAGATCTCGCCCGCCTTTCTGGCCGAACTCGGCTGCCGGTATGTTCTCGTCGGCCATTCCGAGCGGAGGACGCTGTTCGGCGACACCGACGACACCTGTCGAAAGAAGGTGCTGGCCGCCCTGGCGGCCGGCCTGGAACCGATCCTATGCTGTGGCGAATCCCTCTCCGAGCGCGAATCAGAACAGACCATGACGGTCATCGAACGTCAGCTGCACGCCTCGCTGCTTGGTCTGCCTCCTGCCGCAGTGATCACCGTCGCCTACGAACCGGTCTGGGCCATCGGCACGGGCCGCAGCGCAACGCCGGGCCAGGCCGGCGAGGTACACACGTTTGTCCGCCGCTGGTTGAGGCGCAACCTCTCCCCTGAAGCTGCGGAACGCACCCGCCTGCTCTATGGTGGCAGCGTCAAGCCTGACAATTTCGTCGACCTGCTCAAGCAACCCGACGTTGACGGCGCGCTCATCGGCGGCGCCAGCCTCGAAGGCGGATCATTCCGCAGCCTTGCCGGTTCGGCAACGTCTTACTTGACCGGCCTGATTTGA
- the secG gene encoding preprotein translocase subunit SecG, translating to MYGILIFFHLLVSAILVLVVLVQQPQKGGMASIMGGGGDSMFGGGGAAPFMAKLTTGLAVAFMLTSLGLVLIGSRLGRNIQAPRPTPAQPATPSQPAQSQPGPLGE from the coding sequence ATGTACGGCATCCTGATCTTCTTCCATCTGTTGGTGTCGGCCATCCTGGTGCTGGTGGTCCTGGTGCAGCAGCCCCAGAAAGGCGGAATGGCTTCGATCATGGGCGGCGGCGGTGACAGCATGTTCGGCGGCGGCGGTGCTGCCCCGTTCATGGCCAAGCTCACGACCGGCCTCGCGGTCGCTTTCATGCTGACGTCACTAGGCCTGGTTCTCATAGGAAGCCGTCTCGGCCGCAACATCCAGGCGCCGCGTCCGACACCGGCACAACCGGCGACGCCGTCCCAGCCAGCTCAATCACAACCCGGACCGCTAGGAGAATAA
- the rplU gene encoding 50S ribosomal protein L21, producing the protein MYAIVKVSGCQFLVKEGDVVTVPHLESEPGTTVPLEVLFLRTEEKAVVGTPTVPGAQVDAEVVSHTRAAKVTIYKFIRRENYRRKKGHRQQLTRVKIARIIPGA; encoded by the coding sequence ATGTACGCGATTGTCAAAGTTTCCGGCTGCCAGTTCCTCGTCAAGGAAGGGGATGTCGTCACCGTTCCCCATCTCGAGTCCGAACCGGGCACGACCGTCCCGCTCGAAGTACTGTTCCTGCGCACTGAAGAGAAGGCGGTCGTCGGCACGCCCACCGTTCCTGGCGCCCAGGTCGACGCCGAGGTTGTCAGCCACACCCGCGCCGCCAAGGTCACAATCTACAAGTTCATCCGACGCGAGAACTACCGGCGCAAGAAGGGACACCGCCAGCAGTTGACGCGCGTGAAGATAGCCCGGATTATCCCCGGCGCCTAG